From the Salmo trutta chromosome 2, fSalTru1.1, whole genome shotgun sequence genome, one window contains:
- the znf668 gene encoding zinc finger protein 668, with translation MASPQPGSPPPTEQDTLLAEPSEESKELEVEEPPVKKRGKGRPPKKSKHSFKCSACQEAFSSPLALRSHKLSAHSKEQQEQKQHTCSQCSKTFHSRAQLSKHQVSHSAQRPFQCDQCHKAYKTPTELRNHSRSHTGEKPFVCTECGKTFMQAICLRIHMTQHSGERPYSCPHCSKSYPTLSKLKVHLRSHTGEKPYFCAECGKSFADPSVYRKHRRNHQGHRPYSCDKCGKTYTELKDLKNHERSHTGEKPYLCSDCGKAFSRSSSLACHLRIHSQSKPYQCEQCGKGFTQLSSYQSHLRTHSGEKPFLCPQCGKMFSDPSSFRRHQRAHSGFKPYPCDKCAKRFRQPADLAVHQRVHSGQRPYKCQSCDKAFVASWDLRRHMLVHTGLRPFSCTECGKSFAERSSLNKHRRVHSGERPFKCDLCFKSFVVSSSLRKHERTHLAERPALLPQQAVPETVAAVFLAHTSLPQFSCSHCDVTFGTWEEVQAHEALHTVSPLSTTVAPLPMGPHVCATCREEFVLLSDLQAHEKMHPKPRPHVCDSCGKGFLNKAGLRKHQRIHSTNRNHVCPHCSKAFLFAAYLRKHLRTHRDPLPTFPLSDTHIAHTEPLPSPPPPIEVSSSTLEPGAICLTIPVTIPVTVPVTFQTTPMYIDKEDQL, from the coding sequence ATGGCCTCTCCACAGCCTGGCAGCCCACCACCTACAGAGCAAGACACCCTCCTTGCTGAACCGAGTGAGGAGAGCAAAGAGCTGGAGGTAGAGGAGCCCCCTGTAAAAAAGAGAGGCAAAGGCAGACCTCCAAAGAAATCCAAGCATTCTTTCAAGTGCTCTGCCTGCCAGGAGGCTTTCAGTAGCCCCTTGGCTCTCCGGAGCCATAAGCTGTCTGCCCACAGTAAGGAGCAGCAGGAGCAAAAGCAGCACACATGCTCTCAGTGCAGCAAAACGTTCCACAGCAGAGCCCAGCTCTCCAAGCATCAGGTCTCTCACTCTGCTCAGCGCCCCTTTCAGTGCGATCAGTGTCACAAGGCTTACAAGACCCCAACGGAGCTACGCAACCACAGCCGCTCccatacaggggagaagccttttgTCTGCACCGAATGCGGCAAGACCTTCATGCAGGCCATATGCCTGCGTATTCACATGACGCAGCACAGCGGCGAGCGGCCATATTCCTGCCCCCATTGCTCCAAGAGCTACCCCACTCTGTCCAAGCTGAAGGTGCACCTGCGCTCTCACACGGGGGAGAAGCCCTATTTTTGTGCCGAGTGCGGGAAGAGCTTTGCCGACCCCTCTGTTTACCGGAAGCACAGGCGCAACCACCAGGGCCACCGGCCCTACTCCTGTGATAAGTGTGGGAAGACGTACACTGAGCTGAAAGACCTGAAGAACCATGAACGgtctcacacaggagagaagccctaCCTGTGTTCAGACTGCGGCAAGGCTTTCTCCCGTTCCTCCTCCCTGGCTTGTCACCTCCGCATTCACTCCCAGAGCAAACCCTACCAGTGTGAGCAGTGTGGCAAAGGCTTCACTCAGCTCTCCTCCTATCAGTCACACCTGCGCACTCACTCGGGTGAGAAGCCATTCCTCTGCCCGCAGTGTGGGAAGATGTTTTCAGACCCCTCCAGTTTCCGCCGGCACCAGAGGGCCCATTCAGGGTTCAAGCCCTACCCCTGTGACAAGTGTGCCAAGAGATTCCGGCAGCCTGCCGACCTGGCCGTGCATCAGCGGGTGCACTCCGGGCAACGGCCCTACAAGTGTCAGAGCTGCGACAAGGCGTTTGTGGCGTCCTGGGACCTGCGGCGTCACATGCTGGTGCACACAGGGCTGCGGCCCTTCTCCTGCACGGAGTGCGGCAAGTCCTTTGCCGAGCGCTCCAGTCTCAACAAGCACCGCAGGGTGCACTCTGGCGAGCGCCCATTCAAATGTGACCTGTGCTTCAAGTCGTTCGTGGTCTCCTCCAGCCTACGGAAGCACGAGCGCACTCACCTGGCTGAGAGGCCTGCGCTGCTACCGCAGCAGGCGGTACCTGAGACAGTTGCAGCAGTCTTCCTCGCTCACACCTCCCTCCCCCAGTTCTCCTGTTCACACTGTGACGTCACCTTTGGGACCTGGGAGGAGGTTCAGGCCCATGAGGCTCTTCACACCGTCTCCCCTCTTTCCACCACCGTGGCCCCCCTACCCATGGGCCCACACGTATGCGCCACCTGCCGGGAGGAGTTTGTACTGCTGTCTGACCTGCAAGCCCACGAGAAGATGCACCCCAAACCGCGACCCCACGTCTGCGACAGCTGCGGCAAAGGTTTCCTCAACAAAGCCGGGTTGCGGAAACACCAGCGGATCCACTCGACCAACCGCAACCACGTCTGCCCCCACTGTAGCAAAGCCTTTCTGTTTGCCGCCTACCTCCGCAAGCACTTACGCACCCACCGCGACCCACTGCCCACCTTCcccctctctgacacacacattgcacacacaGAGCCTCTTCCCTCGCCACCTCCACCCATTGAAGTTTCCTCGTCTACTCTTGAACCTGGTGCAATTTGTCTGACTATACCGGTGACGATTCCAGTGACTGTCCCTGTGACCTTTCAGACCACGCCCATGTATATCGATAAGGAAGACCAACTCTGA
- the znf646 gene encoding zinc finger protein 646 produces MAMQEPGRTKGFPCKHCGIVCSNMPSLLEHMDSHSQQEEDRKFKCDECGRGYRHAGSLANHKKTHELGSFQCPVCARKLSNPLALKSHLRIHTSQKKYSCMDCGKAFRLATQLATHQKVHLSRQSKRRAGRRAAAEYSPIENRDEIDDNEDLREQLVLVADQQDTRMDIISDDGLSQEEAEIIPISANYSENLGSDEAGDRPFKCDQCEKSYRHHGSLINHKKSHQVGMFECPICFKQFNNLAALHSHQRTHNKSRSGPDTRSTEVTYAGTAQEQFSPSNREAAVHFCHLCQVMFPNDDEFQEHIQMHNSSSMSFGHIQGSSEGYHGTYDHSVTHSPDSNFHSPPLNNTPSMDNQGEQINDVQIYSDHSSNESTLNTQQEPAILDSEISADALGKAEQSSVTENVERRFKCQVCGKSYRHAGSLINHKRSHQTGIYQCSICRKTYPHMAALRSHIRIHRAHPSSFNLSSEGDWLSPEPLTLENQQACFSSQDGDASSMMALAQENKGEHDNGGSFHEKFDSTFPQERTVHLPHDEHLMERHMCADCGETFADIAGIKSHICPQLQQQQEAMSNDCDSNITFQDTNGQCSMGNPGDHIKFQGLNGSPGQRYFGEHNFHEVMNGEQLNGGDGEEEEDDDGELYQCSVCGNRYTSMRALRSHLRGHTQSHDTPTSSGPSSMSSIEAEKEEDPGERQQVDGGLMICSTCGESFAKKQDMLAHQLSHHKAQADDAKHVHMDNSNGARHKEEVDSIICGNCGTFCTSYHHLETHQCTANGQSESGDERTEMGNSANGKELGPMKADLDNGDRQYKCDQCGRAYRHAGSLLNHKKSHKMGVFRCMVCQKRFYNLLALKNHQRTHFDVKRHTCNECGKAFKIQKQLLNHLRIHKENKAKIQELNNQIQALMQMNGTGSEGGMHLLNAPANQAATTTRRKRRPTLNLKKPSVGEGALTASQTEVKSEGAGDPRPYSCDQCGRTYRHAGSLVNHKNSHKTGEYYCSVCNNTYSNQLAMKNHLRIHFSVKKHSCQHCGKAFRGKKQLSNHICAHLRKDMPGGVRGSGRRRARNIRCKQCRLTFVSADQLTAHTCGSLANSSEGSDGQTSTSLKKEERPFTCNICNRSYRHAGSLLNHKNTHKSGHFSCTFCSKPFSNPMALRNHTRIHTQKKKHVCLTCGKAFRLASILHNHQKVHTRVASYFNCPECGKSFQGKSGLKRHRCQSRGQDDSAKAGDGYHRDGGGDKCFMCDLCGRSYRHSGSLLNHKKTHSENLHHCTLCLQTFPDPIALQVHSQMKRHCCPDCGKTFCLVSHLQSHMEVHSKERTLVCSPCHQSFPNPASYQQHQDLHHRAQGHYQQHSMQLKDNLGWGSGLDQPVGIQGMPKLVPAFAHMHGGMPDPQDQQESNEAHCTGVKSHVCEHCGRTYRHAGSLLNHKNSHKTGSFFCSVCQKEFTNLMALKNHRRIHTEPKRYQCLECGKAFRVSTQLICHRRMHTKEKPFSCLLCDKSFSSKSNLRHHQKMHQSGAQVYESSFSMDANSFMDLDMGSFL; encoded by the exons ATGGCTATGCAAGAGCCTGGCAGGACCAAAGGCTTCCCTTGCAAACACTGTGGCATAGTGTGTTCCAACATGCCAAGCCTTCTGGAACACATGGATAGTCACTCCCAGCAAGAGGAAGATCGCAAGTTCAAGTGCGATGAATGTGGGCGGGGTTACAGGCATGCAGGTAGCCTCGCTAACCATAAGAAAACACACGAGTTGGGTTCTTTTCAATGTCCAGTATGTGCTAGGAAGCTCTCAAACCCTCTGGCCCTGAAGAGCCATCTGCGAATCCACACATCGCAGAAGAAGTACTCCTGCATGGATTGTGGGAAGGCCTTTAGGTTAGCTACTCAGCTGGCCACCCATCAAAAGGTCCATCTATCCAGGCAGTCAAAGAGGAGAGCCGGTAGGAGGGCAGCTGCAGAATATTCTCCAATTGAGAATAGAGATGAAATTGATGATAATGAAGACCTTCGTGAGCAGTTGGTCTTGGTGGCTGACCAGCAAGACACAAGGATGGATATTATATCTGATGATGGCCTTAGTCAGGAGGAGGCAGAGATTATCCCCATCTCAGCAAATTACAGTGAAAACCTAGGCTCTGACGAAGCAGGGGATCGACCTTTCAAATGTGATCAGTGTGAAAAGTCATATAGACACCATGGAAGCCTGATCAATCATAAAAAGTCTCACCAAGTAGGGATGTTTGAGTGCCCTATCTGTTTCAAACAGTTCAATAATCTTGCTGCCCTCCATAGTCACCAGAGAACCCATAACAAGTCCAGAAGTGGGCCAGACACCCGTTCCACGGAAGTCACTTACGCAGGCACAGCACAAGAGCAGTTTTCCCCCTCAAACAGGGAGGCTGCTGTACATTTCTGCCACCTGTGTCAAGTGATGTTTCCTAATGATGATGAGTTCCAGGAACACATCCAAATGCATAATTCTTCCTCTATGTCATTTGGGCACATTCAAGGTTCATCTGAGGGTTATCATGGCACTTATGACCATAGTGTCACTCATTCTCCTGACTCAAACTTTCATTCACCCCCTCTAAACAATACTCCATCGATGGATAATCAGGGGGAGCAGATCAACGATGTTCAAATATACTCTGACCACTCCAGTAACGAATCCACCTTGAACACTCAGCAAGAGCCCGCAATCTTGGATTCAGAGATTTCTGCTGACGCTCTAGGGAAGGCAGAACAGTCCTCAGTTACAGAAAATGTTGAGCGCCGCTTCAAGTGCCAGGTCTGTGGCAAAAGCTACCGGCACGCAGGGAGCCTCATCAACCACAAGCGCTCTCATCAGACGGGCATTTACCAGTGTTCCATCTGCCGCAAGACTTACCCACACATGGCTGCCCTCCGCAGCCACATCCGCATCCACAGGGCCCATCCGTCCTCCTTCAACCTCAGCTCTGAAGGAGACTGGCTGTCTCCCGAGCCCCTGACACTGGAGAACCAGCAGGCCTGCTTTTCCTCTCAGGATGGTGATGCTAGCAGTATGATGGCGCTCGCTCAGGAGAACAAGGGTGAACACGACAATGGAGGATCATTCCACGAGAAGTTTGACTCCACCTTTCCTCAGGAAAGAACTGTGCACCTACCTCACGACGAACACCTGATGGAGAGGCACATGTGCGCCGACTGTGGCGAAACATTTGCGGACATCGCAGGGATCAAGTCGCACATATGCCCCCAGCTACAACAGCAGCAGGAGGCCATGTCAAATGATTGCGACAGTAACATAACCTTCCAGGACACTAATGGCCAATGCTCCATGGGAAATCCAGGGGATCATATAAAATTCCAGGGACTGAATGGCAGCCCTGGGCAAAGGTACTTTGGTGAACACAACTTCCATGAAGTCATGAATGGGGAGCAGTTAAATGGTGGTGAtggcgaggaggaggaggatgatgacggAGAGCTCTATCAATGCTCAGTGTGTGGGAACCGCTACACAAGCATGAGGGCTCTGAGGAGTCATCTTCGTGGCCACACTCAATCCCATGATACTCCTACAAGCTCTGGCCCTTCCTCCATGTCCTCCATCGAGGCTGAAAAAGAAGAGGACCccggagagagacagcaggtggATGGGGGTCTGATGATCTGCAGTACTTGCGGAGAGAGTTTTGCCAAGAAGCAGGACATGCTTGCTCATCAGCTCTCGCACCATAAAGCGCAGGCAGATGACGCTAAACACGTACATATGGACAATAGTAATGGAGCTAGACACAAAGAGGAAGTTGACAGCATCATCTGTGGAAATTGTGGTACATTTTGCACCAGTTACCATCATCTTGAGACTCATCAATGTACAGCAAATGGGCAAAGTGAATCTGGTGATGAGAGAACTGAAATGGGCAACTCTGCCAACGGTAAAGAATTAGGACCAATGAAAGCAGATTTAGACAATGGTGATCGCCAGTACAAGTGTGATCAGTGTGGAAGAGCATACAGACATGCTGGCTCCCTTCTCAACCATAAAAAGTCCCACAAAATGGGAGTATTCCGCTGCATGGTTTGCCAGAAGCGCTTCTACAATCTACTGGCCCTTAAGAACCATCAAAGGACCCACTTTGACGTTAAGAG GCATACATGCAATGAATGTGGGAAGGCATTCAAGATACAGAAGCAGCTATTGAACCACCTAAGAATTCACAAGGAGAACAAGGCCAAAATACAGGAGCTCAACAATCAGATTCAGGCCCTCATGCAAATGAATGGGACCGGGTCAGAGGGAGGAATGCACTTGTTAAATGCACCTGCCAATCAAGCCGCCACCACCACCCGCAGAAAGCGTAGGCCAACCCTCAACCTAAAGAAACCCAGTGTGGGGGAAGGGGCTCTGACAGCGTCTCAGACTGAGGTCAAATCAGAGGGGGCAGGCGACCCTCGCCCCTACTCCTGTGACCAATGTGGGCGAACGTATCGGCACGCAGGAAGTCTGGTCAACCACAAGAACTCTCACAAGACGGGTGAATACTACTGTTCTGTTTGTAACAACACCTACTCCAACCAACTGGCTATGAAGAACCACCTGCGCATCCACTTCTCAGTTAAAAAGCACAGTTGCCAACACTGTGGTAAGGCCTTTAGGGGAAAGAAGCAGTTGTCCAACCATATTTGCGCACACCTCCGAAAGGATATGCCTGGAGGGGTCAGGGGAAGTGGTCGCAGACGCGCTAGAAACATTAGATGTAAGCAGTGCAGACTGACATTTGTATCTGCAGACCAGCTCACAGCCCATACCTGCGGGTCACTGGCAAACTCATCAGAGGGCAGTGATGGACAAACGAGCACGTCCTTGAAAAAAGAGGAGCGACCGTTCACCTGCAACATCTGCAATCGCAGCTACCGCCACGCAGGCAGTCTCCTGAATCATAAAAACACCCATAAGTCCGGCCACTTCAGCTGCACGTTCTGCTCCAAGCCCTTCTCTAACCCCATGGCGTTACGCAACCACACACGAATTCACACACAGAAGAAGAAGCATGTCTGCCTGACCTGCGGGAAGGCGTTTCGGCTGGCCAGTATTCTCCATAACCACCAGAAGGTCCACACCAGGGTGGCCAGCTACTTCAACTGCCCAGAATGTGGCAAGAGCTTCCAGGGCAAGTCTGGGCTTAAGAGGCACCGCTGCCAGAGCAGGGGTCAGGATGACTCGGCTAAAGCTGGTGACGGCTATCATAGAGATGGTGGTGGAGACAAGTGCTTCAT GTGTGACCTGTGTGGACGCTCGTACCGCCACTCTGGCTCCCTGCTCAACCATAAAAAGACGCACTCCGAAAACCTCCACCACTGTACCTTGTGCCTCCAGACTTTCCCCGATCCCATCGCCCTCCAGGTCCACTCCCAGATGAAGCGCCACTGCTGCCCAGACTGTGGCAAGACCTTCTGTCTCGTCTCCCACCTGCAGAGCCACATGGAGGTGCACTCCAAGGAACGCACCCTGGTCTGCAGCCCCTGCCATCAGAGCTTCCCCAACCCGGCCAGCTACCAGCAACATCAGGACCTGCACCACCGGGCCCAGGGGCATTACCAACAACACAGCATGCAATTAAAGGACAACCTAGGTTGGGGCTCGGGACTGGACCAACCCGTGGGGATCCAGGGCATGCCCAAGCTGGTACCAGCGTTTGCCCACATGCACGGCGGCATGCCCGACCCTCAGGACCAGCAGGAGAGCAACGAGGCTCACTGCACAGGGGTGAAGAGCCACGTGTGCGAGCACTGCGGCCGCACCTACCGCCACGCCGGCTCCCTCCTCAACCACAAGAATAGCCACAAAACGGGCTCCTTCTTCTGCTCCGTGTGCCAGAAGGAGTTCACTAACCTGATGGCCCTGAAGAACCACAGGCGCATCCACACGGAGCCCAAGCGCTACCAGTGCCTGGAGTGCGGCAAGGCCTTCCGCGTGTCCACCCAGCTCATCTGCCACCGGAGGATGCACACCAAAGAGAAGCCTTTCTCCTGCCTGCTGTGCGACAAGAGCTTCTCCAGCAAGTCAAATCTGCGCCACCACCAAAAGATGCACCAGAGCGGTGCCCAGGTTTATGAGTCCTCCTTCAGCATGGATGCTAACAGTTTCATGGACTTGGACATGGGCTCTTTTCTCTGA